AATGCCCTTTTGTTAGGGATTACTTCCACGATAGTCACCTTTCTGATCGCACTGCCCTTGGCCTTGGCGTCCTACCGTTGGGCGTTTCCTGGGAAGAAATGGCTGACGGGTCTTATCTTGGCGCCTTTGGTGCTGCCGCCATTTGTGGGAGCTGTTGGGGTGAAGCACATCTTGGGGACTCAGGGGGCTCTGAATGCCTTCTTGATTGATTTGGGTTTGATGAATGCTGACTACCCCACGGATTGGCTAGGAGGGGGGAGTTTCTGGGGAGTGGTGTTGATGAACTCGATGCATTTGTACCCTATTCTCTATATGAATGTATTGGCCGCGCTGGGTAATCTGGATCCGACCATGGAGCAGGCTGCGCAGAACTTGGGGGCGTCTCCATGGAAGCGTTTTAAGAAGATTACGCTGCCTCTCTGTATGCCGGGGATTTTTGCGGGAGCGGCCATTGTGTTTATTTGGTCGTTCACTGAGTTGGGGGTGCCCTTGGTGTTTGATTACACGCGCGTAGCTCCCGTCCAGATTTATGATGGGATCAAGGATTTGAGCGGAAACCCTATGCCCTATGCCTTGGTGGCGGTCATGTTGGTGATCTCCGTGATCGTGTTCGCGAGTTCCAAGTTGGTGATGGGGCGTAGCAAGCTTGGTACAGCATCGCGTCCCAAGGGACAGCATAAGGAGCGCAAGCTCAAGGGGGGTAAAGGATGGCTTGTATCTCTGATGTTTTTCATGACTTTCGCCATCGCCTCCATTCCTCATTTTGGCGTGTTCTTCTTGTCAGTCTCTTCGGATTGGTATGGTACCGTGCTTCCGGAAGGGATGACTTTAGCTCACTATAGTGAAGGCTTGGGGCATCCACTGGTGGTCGGATCTATCCAGAATAGTCTGTTGTATGCTTCAGGAGCTACCTTGATCGATGTTATTCTTGGACTTGGGGTGGCCTGGGTCGTGGTGAGAAGTAAGATCTGGGGAAGGGGAGTGCTGGATGCTTTGATGATGTTGCCGCTTGCCATTCCCGGGCTGGTGCTGGCCTTTGGTTATCTGGCTCTTAGTGGGGAAGGTGGGACGTTTCATTTTATGATTGGCGAGGGCGGCAGTCCTGCACTTCTTTTGATTGTGGCCTATGCTGTTCGTCGATTGCCCTTTGTGGTTCGCGCTGCCGTGTCTGGTTTGCAGCAAAGCAATGTGGCTCTGGAGGAGGCGGCGATGTCTATGGGTGCGTCTCCATCAAGAACTTTCCGTCGAATCGGTCTTCCCTTGATTGGGGGGAGTTTGGCTGCTGGAGGTATTTTGGCCTTCGCGTTTGCTATGCTGGAGGTTTCCGATAGCTTGATTCTGGCCCAGCAGGCTCAGCATTTCCCGGTGACGAAAGCCATCTATGCTTTGCTCAGTACCTTGGGGAATGGCAACGAGATTGCTTCTGCTCTCGGGGTGTGGGCGATGATCTTCCTTGGCGTGGCGATTGCAGGAGCCTTTGTGCTAGTGGGGCGTAGAGGTGGCAGCTTGTTCCGCTTCTAAGTCAAAGATTGCTCATATGAGGTCTTGATTTCCTAGGAGCAGGGGGTATGGATTGCCACGTAATGAAGCGATTAATTTTCAGTGCCTGCCTTGCGGCAGCTGGTTTGGGAATGATTTCCTGCGAGAAGCACGATTGGGAAGATACCAAGAAGCTCTACCAGGAACACGGTAAAGAAGAGCACGGTGATGCTCACGGTGAAAAGAA
The sequence above is drawn from the Rubritalea squalenifaciens DSM 18772 genome and encodes:
- a CDS encoding ABC transporter permease — translated: MKSGKAILVTVLVTLFFGVFFIYPVCEVMREAFTGDQGGFTLDYFLKIFTIPIYLEGLWNALLLGITSTIVTFLIALPLALASYRWAFPGKKWLTGLILAPLVLPPFVGAVGVKHILGTQGALNAFLIDLGLMNADYPTDWLGGGSFWGVVLMNSMHLYPILYMNVLAALGNLDPTMEQAAQNLGASPWKRFKKITLPLCMPGIFAGAAIVFIWSFTELGVPLVFDYTRVAPVQIYDGIKDLSGNPMPYALVAVMLVISVIVFASSKLVMGRSKLGTASRPKGQHKERKLKGGKGWLVSLMFFMTFAIASIPHFGVFFLSVSSDWYGTVLPEGMTLAHYSEGLGHPLVVGSIQNSLLYASGATLIDVILGLGVAWVVVRSKIWGRGVLDALMMLPLAIPGLVLAFGYLALSGEGGTFHFMIGEGGSPALLLIVAYAVRRLPFVVRAAVSGLQQSNVALEEAAMSMGASPSRTFRRIGLPLIGGSLAAGGILAFAFAMLEVSDSLILAQQAQHFPVTKAIYALLSTLGNGNEIASALGVWAMIFLGVAIAGAFVLVGRRGGSLFRF